GCTCACTTCTTCCGGAGCCCCGCGATGTCCTTGGCGACGGCCTTCTGCGCGGTGTCCAGCGCCGCCTTCGGCGTGGCCGTCTTCTTGAGGATGGAGTTCATCGCGGTGGTGGCCGGCGACCAGATCATCGTCATCTCGGGCGCGTTGGGCATGGGCACCGCGGTGTCCACCTGGTCACGGAAGGGCTTGAGCTGCGGATCCTTGGAGACCTGGGCGTCGGTGTACACCTGGGCGTTGCCCGGGCTCTGGCGGCCCTCGAGCGCCAGCACCTTGGCGGACGCGGTGTCGGTGAGGAACTTGGCGAAGTCGAAGGCGGCCTCCTTGTTCTGCGAGGGCGCCGTCACGTACACGCCCTCCACCGTCATCCACGGGCGCATGGGCTTGCCGTCCGCCTCGTCCAGCGTGGGCAGCGGCGCCAGGCCGTACTCGATGCCCTTGGCGATCTCCCCCAGGAACCAGGGGCCGGAGATGACCATGCCCGTCTTGCCGTCGTTGAACAGCGAGGTGACGAGCGCCGTGGAGGGCTCGGCCGGGAGGATACCGTCCTTGTCGATCCACTTCATCAGCAGGTCGATGGACTTCACGTTCGCCGGCGAGTTCATCGTGGGGGTGAACTTGGCGTCGAACACGCCGCCGCCGAAGCCGTTCATCAGCGCCGCGTGGTAGTAGAAGTCGCCGTAGGCGTATGCCAGGCCGAACTTGCCGGCGCCCTTGTTGGTGATTTTCTTGGCGATCTGCACCATCTCCGCGGACGTCTTGGGCGGGGTGGGCACCAGCTTCTTGTTGTAGATGAGCGTGGTGACCTTGTAGTTCAGCGGCAGGCCGTAGAGCGTGCCCCGGTACGTCATCGCGTCCAGCGTGGTGGGGATGAAGCGCTTCTTGAGCGCGTCATCCACGAAGAAGTCGATGGGCTCGATGGTGTTGCCCGCCTCGATCCAGCCGCCCAGCCGGTCCTGCGCGAAGATGAAGAGGTCCGGCCCCTTGCCGCGCGGCACGGTGGCGGTGATCTTGTCGGCGAAGGCGTCATACGGCACCGGCAGGGCCTTCACCGTGATGCCCTTGGCGGCGTTGGCCGCGTTGTACTGGGCCACCAGCTTGTCCATCGCCGCCTTCTCCTCGGCGCGGTAGGAGTGCCAGAGGACCAGCTCGGCGGCGGAGGCGGACAGGGGCAGCAGGCCGAGGGCACAGAAGCACACGGCCGCGGTCAGCAATCTCAGGGTCTTCATGGAGGGCTCCGGGATCAAGCGGTGAGGCGTTGCTCGGTTTGGGCGTCGAAGAGGTGCAGCGAGTCCAGCTCCACGCCCACCGCCAGCAGCTGGCCCGGCTCGGGCGTCTGCGTCGGGGGGAGCCGGTAGACGAGGTTGTTGGAGCCCTGGCTGGAGTGGACGATGATTTCGTTGCCCAGGGGCTCGACGATCTCCACCTTCGTCTGGAGCGGGGCCGTCTCACCGCGCGTGGACAGGCCGGGGGCCAGCAGGTTGTCGGGGCGGATGCCCACCTTCACCTTGAGGTTGCCCTTGCCGGCGGTGACGGGGCGCAGGCTCTGGGGCACCGGCAGGCTGAAGCCCTCGCCCACCAGCGTGGTGGCCTGGGCATCCAGGGTGGCATCCAGGAAGTTCATCGGCGGGGTGCCGATGAACTGGGCCACGAAGACGTTGGCGGGGCGCTCGTACACCTCCAGCGGCGTGCCGAGCTGCTGCAGCCTGCCCTCCTTCATCACCGCGATGCGGTGGCCCATCGTCATGGCTTCGATCTGGTCGTGCGTCACGTAGACGCTCGTCACCCGGAGGCGCTGCTGGAGCTTCTTGATCTCCGCGCGCATGGCCACGCGCAGCTTGGCATCCAGGTTGGACAGCGGCTCGTCGAAGAGGAACACGGCCGGCTTGCGCACGATGGCGCGGCCCAGGGCCACGCGCTGGCGCTGGCCACCCGAGAGCTGCTTGGGCTTGCGGTCCAGCAGGTGGGTGATGGCCAGCACCTCGGCCGCCTCGTTCACCAGCTTGTCCATCTCCGGGCGCGGCGTCTTGCGAATCTTGAGGCCGAACTCGAGGTTCTCCCGCACGGACATGTGCGGATAGAGCGCGTAGTTCTGGAACACCATCGCCACGTCGCGATCCTTGGGCGGCAGGCCATTCACCACGCGGCCGCCGATGGAGACGGTGCCGCCGGTGATCTCCTCCAGGCCGGCGATCATCCGCAGCGCGGTGGACTTGCCGCAGCCGGAGGGGCCCACCAGCACCAGGAACTCGTGGTCCTGGATGTCGAGGTTCAGCCCCTCGATGATGGACACCGCGCCGTACCGCTTCGCCACGTTCTTGAACGTTACCTCGGCCATCCAGCCCTCTTCCCTGTGAGCAGGGTGTCTGTGGGTTTGCGTGTTTCCAGGGACGTCTTAGCCCGGTTTGCCCAGGATGCGCGCCGAGAGTGGCTCGACGGTGAGCTCCAGGGCAGGGCCTTCCAGCCTCCCCCCGTTCAGCAGGTCCTCCGCGGCCGTGGCCCCCCAGGGCTCCGGCCACGGCAGGGAGACGGTGGCCGGGGTCTGCCCGCGGTTGATGGCCACCATCACCACGTCCCCGGACTCCGCCTCGTGGCGCAAGAACACGTACAGGTCGCCGTCCGTGGACAGCCCCCGGTGCGTGCCGCGCGAGAGCGCCGGGTGCGCCCGGCGAATCGAGATGAGCTTCTGGTAAGTCTTCCGGAGCGCCTCGTCGCGCGGCTTGCCGGCCCCGGGCTTCACGTCCCGGGAACCCCAGGGCATGTCGTCCCGGTTGGCGGGCCAGTCGCCGCCCGGCCGGGCCACCTCTTCCCCGTAATAGATGGTGGGGATGCCGCCGGTGGTGAGCTGGAGCACCGCCGCGAGCTGGAAGCGGACCTTGTCCCCGCCGAGCTGGAACAGGGCCCCGGGCACGTCGTGCGAGGACAGGAAGTGCGACAGGTGGTGGCCGGGGCGAATCTTGCCGCGCGACTGGAGGTAGCGGTCGAAGGCCACCGTGCGCCCGCGCCCCATCAGGAACGCCAGGGTGCTGCCCTGGAAGCTGAAGTCGAAGCCGGCATCCACCTCGTCGTTGACGAAGTACTTGTCGAGCGAGGCCAGCTCTCCGCCCCACAGCTCGCCCAGCAGGAAGAAGTCCGGGCCCAGCGCCGCGCGCGTCTGGCGGCGGTGCTCCTGCCAGAAGCCGTGCTCCAGGTGCTTGAGGGTGTCCAGCCGGAAGCCATCCACGCCGGAGCGCTTCGCCCAGGCGAGCTGCGCGTCCAGCAGGTACTGGGCCACCTCGGGGCGCTCGGTCTTGAAGTCCGGCAAGCCCGCCACGCACGAGGTGATGTTGTTGTCCTGGCCGCAGTTGCCCAGCTCTTCCGAGCGCAGCCAGTCCTTCGTCTCCGCCAGGCGCTGGTAGCGCGTGCCGTAGCCCGCATGGTTGTAGACGACGTCCAGCAGCACGCGGATGCCCCGCGCGTGGGCCTCTTTCACCAGCGTCCGCAGCTGCTCCTCGGTGCCGAAGCGCGGATCCATCGTGTGGAAGTCATCCGCCCAGTACCCGTGGTAGGCCCAGTCCGGGAAGCCCGAGCCGGTGACGAAGCCATCCACGTTCTTCACCACCGGGGTGATCCACAGCGCGGTGATGCCCAGCGACGTCAGCTCATCCAGCTGCTGGATGAGCCCCTGGAGGTCTCCGCCATGGAACGTCCCCGGCGCGGAGGTGTCCCCCGGGACGTTGTTCGAGGGGTCCCCATCCGCGAAGCGGTCCACGACGACGAAGTAGAGGATCTCGTCGGCCCAGGGACGGGGCGCGGGCGCCGGAACTGCAGGGGCAGGTGCGGGCGCCGCAGCCACCTCGGGCGGGGGGGGAGCGGCCGGGGGCGCGTGGGCACAACCGGCCAGGCAGAGCGTGGGGAGCAACGCCCACGCCATGGCCCTGCGAAGCAGCGCCTGCGGGAAGCCAGCAGTACGGGGACGAAGAGGGGACTGCATTCGTGCGCGACTTTTTCACAGATTTACGATTCGGTGAACAGTGCAATCGTTCTCACAATTGACCTGTGTGGTCGGATTCACCAGCCGCAAAACCATGATGCACTGCGTCGTTCCCCGAGGGAAAATCCCGAAGGCTGCAAGACTTTTCCCGATTGTCCCTGAATCCTACTTCACGGGTCGCGGCGGTAGGGGGACGGGTCCTCGGGCCACGCCTTCGGTTCGGCGGGGGAGACGGTGTCCAGGATGATGACTTCCTGGGCGACGCGCTCCTTGTTGTTGTAGTCGAACGACGCGCGGACCACGGCGCCCGGCGCCAGGTATTCGCGCGCGGTGAGCTCGCCGTCCTCCCCCAGCCGGTAGACCGTGTCTTCCTGGATGCGGAGGGAGCGCTGGAGCCCGTCCGGGTCCTCGATGAGGAGGCTGTCCTGGGTGTCGGCCACCACGGTGCCTTCCACCAGCAGGCCCCCTTCACCGGCCGCGAGGTTGGGATTCTGGGCAATCCGGGCAGGGGAAGCGGTTTGAGAGGAATAGCCCGCCACGGCTTTGTCTGTCTGGCACCCCATCCAGCACGCCGCACCCATCACTGCCAATCCAAGCAAGCGCTTCATCCATCACCCCGGGAAAGGACCGTGCCACGCCCCACCCAAGCAGGGTGGCGATGGCCTCGGTCCGCTCGCAACCCCAGGCGGGCACCGGGCCCTTTCCTCGCGGGGCAAGCAGGCGGACGGGGATGCAATGCTTTCACAGTGATAAGGAGAAACATGTTTTATGACGCACGCTGGCATGTTGGGTGAGACCCACAGCCTGGACGCTTGCTGACCGTCCCCTGCTAGGCTGCGCGGGCCCGTATGCCGCGACGGGTTCGAAGGCCCTGGCCTGCGTCCGTCGCGAGTTGCGCGCACCACCGCGTCACAACTTCTGGAGGTGTGTTCTGAGAGTCCCCATTCTTTCTTCATTGGCCGTGCGCCCGCTCGTCTTCAGCGCCTGGCTGGCCTTGCCGGGCCTGGCCGCCGCGCAGGTGCCCACGAGCGTGACGGTCATCGGTGATTTCCAGAGCGAGCTGGGCTGTGCGAGCGATTGGGATCCGGCGTGTGCCGCCACCCAGATCACGCTCGGGCAGCAAGACGGCATCTGGCGGAAGGGCTTCGAGGTCCCCGCGGGCACCTGGAAGTACAAGGTGGCCCTCAACGGCTCCCTGTCGGAGACCTATGGCGGGCCGGGCGGGGCGGACCTCACGCTCACCCTGGCGAGTGCTTCGCAGGTGAAGTTCTACTTCGAGCAGGCCACCCAGTGGGTGACGAGCAGCCAGAACACCACCATCGTGACGGCCGCGGGCTCCTTCCAGTCGGAGCTGGGCTGTCCCGGCGACTGGCAGCCGGACTGTCTCAAGACGTGGCTCCGTCCGGAGGGCAACGGCATCTACACCTTGCGCACGACGGCGCTGCCGCCGGGCAATTATGAGATGAAGGCCGCCCTCAACGAGGGCTGGACCGAGAGCTACGGCCAGGACGGAGGCTCGTCCAACCTGACCTTCTCCGTGCCGGCGGCGGGAACCGAGATGATCTTCACCTGGAACGCCACCACCAAGAAGCCCACCGTCCGCGCGGAGGGGGCTCCCACCGGGGACATCGTGCAGGCCCGGGCACTGTGGGTGGCCCCGGACACGCTGGCCTGGAGCCCCGAGTCTGCCCCCGAGGGCTCCACCTTCCGGCTTCACCACCAGCCGGACGGGGCCATGCGGCTGACGGGCACCGGCATCCAGGGCGGTGCCTCCTTCGCGCTCACCGTGGACCCGGCGGGCCTGAGCGCCGAGCTGAAGGAGCGCTTTCCGCTCGTGAAGAACGCGCTCGCCCTGAAGGTGCCGCAGGCGGAGCTGGCCCGCGTGCCCGAGTACCTCAAGGGGCAGCTGGCCGTCTCGGTCACGCCGCCCGGGGCCGCCGTCCTGTCGGATGCCACGGGCGTGCAGACGGCCGGGGTGCTGGATGCGCTCTTCGCGTACTCGGGGCCGCTGGGCGTCGCCTTCGAGACGGGCGTGGTGGGCCCCACGCTGCGGCTGTGGGCGCCCACGGCCCGGAAGGTGG
Above is a genomic segment from Stigmatella erecta containing:
- a CDS encoding extracellular solute-binding protein → MKTLRLLTAAVCFCALGLLPLSASAAELVLWHSYRAEEKAAMDKLVAQYNAANAAKGITVKALPVPYDAFADKITATVPRGKGPDLFIFAQDRLGGWIEAGNTIEPIDFFVDDALKKRFIPTTLDAMTYRGTLYGLPLNYKVTTLIYNKKLVPTPPKTSAEMVQIAKKITNKGAGKFGLAYAYGDFYYHAALMNGFGGGVFDAKFTPTMNSPANVKSIDLLMKWIDKDGILPAEPSTALVTSLFNDGKTGMVISGPWFLGEIAKGIEYGLAPLPTLDEADGKPMRPWMTVEGVYVTAPSQNKEAAFDFAKFLTDTASAKVLALEGRQSPGNAQVYTDAQVSKDPQLKPFRDQVDTAVPMPNAPEMTMIWSPATTAMNSILKKTATPKAALDTAQKAVAKDIAGLRKK
- a CDS encoding alpha-amylase family glycosyl hydrolase, coding for MAWALLPTLCLAGCAHAPPAAPPPPEVAAAPAPAPAVPAPAPRPWADEILYFVVVDRFADGDPSNNVPGDTSAPGTFHGGDLQGLIQQLDELTSLGITALWITPVVKNVDGFVTGSGFPDWAYHGYWADDFHTMDPRFGTEEQLRTLVKEAHARGIRVLLDVVYNHAGYGTRYQRLAETKDWLRSEELGNCGQDNNITSCVAGLPDFKTERPEVAQYLLDAQLAWAKRSGVDGFRLDTLKHLEHGFWQEHRRQTRAALGPDFFLLGELWGGELASLDKYFVNDEVDAGFDFSFQGSTLAFLMGRGRTVAFDRYLQSRGKIRPGHHLSHFLSSHDVPGALFQLGGDKVRFQLAAVLQLTTGGIPTIYYGEEVARPGGDWPANRDDMPWGSRDVKPGAGKPRDEALRKTYQKLISIRRAHPALSRGTHRGLSTDGDLYVFLRHEAESGDVVMVAINRGQTPATVSLPWPEPWGATAAEDLLNGGRLEGPALELTVEPLSARILGKPG
- a CDS encoding ABC transporter ATP-binding protein; translated protein: MAEVTFKNVAKRYGAVSIIEGLNLDIQDHEFLVLVGPSGCGKSTALRMIAGLEEITGGTVSIGGRVVNGLPPKDRDVAMVFQNYALYPHMSVRENLEFGLKIRKTPRPEMDKLVNEAAEVLAITHLLDRKPKQLSGGQRQRVALGRAIVRKPAVFLFDEPLSNLDAKLRVAMRAEIKKLQQRLRVTSVYVTHDQIEAMTMGHRIAVMKEGRLQQLGTPLEVYERPANVFVAQFIGTPPMNFLDATLDAQATTLVGEGFSLPVPQSLRPVTAGKGNLKVKVGIRPDNLLAPGLSTRGETAPLQTKVEIVEPLGNEIIVHSSQGSNNLVYRLPPTQTPEPGQLLAVGVELDSLHLFDAQTEQRLTA